The Acidobacteriota bacterium genome contains the following window.
CCCAAAAGAGACCGGAGTTCGAGCGGCCGCCTTCCGCGCTGATCATACCAATCCGAACGCCCTCGTGCCAAGGAGATCATGCGCCCGATTTTTCATCATGCTGAAAAATCTTTTTGACTTCTAACGGAGTATCTTTGTGGTTAAATCCTCCCCAAATGAGCGCCGAGCATCCCCGCCCCCTGCACCACGCCGAGTTCCGCTTCTACGAGGAGCTCAACGACTTCCTGCCGCCGGCGCGACGGAAGCGGGATTTCATCTACGCGTTCCAGGGTCGCCCGGCGGTCAAGGACGCCATCGAGGCGCTGGGCGTACCCCACCCCGAGGTGGACCTGATCCTCGTCAACGGAGAGTCGGTGGGCTTCGGCCATCCGCTCGGCGATGGCGACCGCGTGTCGGTCTACCCGGTATTCGAAAGCCTGGAGATCGCCGGCGCCACACGGTTGCGGCCGCAGCCGCTGCGCGAGCCGCGCTTCATCCTCGACGTGCACCTGGGACGGCTGGCCCGCCACCTCCGCCTCCTGGGCTTCGACACGCGCTACGCCAACGACGCCGCCGATGCCGCGATCGCCGCCGCCGCGGCCCGCGAGCGGCGCATCGTGCTCACCCGCGACCGCGGGCTGCTCAAGCACAGTGCCGTCACCCGCGGCTACTGGGTCCGGGCCACCGCGCCCCGGGCGCAAGCGGCCGAAGTGATCCGGCGCTTTCAGCTCGAGGCGCGGCTCCGCCCCTTCACCCGCTGCCTGGAGTGCAACGGCGTGCTCCGCGCCGCAGACAAGGCCGCCGTCGCGGACCGGCTGCCGCCCCGCGCCCGCCGCCTCCACGACACCTTCGCCGAGTGCCCCGACTGCCGGCGCCTCTACTGGCCCGGCTCGCACCACCGCCGCCTCGCCGAATTCGTTGCGCAGCTGCGCGATCATGTTGAGAGTTGAGGGTCCGTGTTCGTCATTCGGAATCGTCATTCGGAATCGTGATCGTAATCGAGGTTCGAGACCAGAGGCGCGTTCCCAACCGACGGACTTCGGAAATCGGACATCGGATATCGGACCTGGGTTCTGGGTTCTGGGTCCTGGGTCCTGGACCAAAGATCTCAAATCCTGGCACCGATCCACCGATTCACCCATTCACCGATTCACTCATTCACCCTCCCCTTTCCCCTTTGTGTCCTCCGTGACTTTGTGGTGAAATAGTTTTTCGACTCAAACAGCCGGGAGGCGCGGGATGCGGTTCGACGGTGTGCACTACCTGCGGTGGGCCAAGGAGCATCAGGGCCGGGCGCGGTACGCCCTCACTTGTTCCAACATGCGGCCGGTGACCCTGGCCGAGTTGGACCTCAGCCTGGACGACGTGGCCATCGCCTCGGGCGATCCCGACGGCTACGGACCGCTGAAGGCGGTGGCCGCCGAGCAGTTCGGCGTGTCTCCCGATGAAGTATTCATCGGCGCGGGCGCCACCGGGTGCAACTTCGTTGCCTTCGCCGCCGTCCTGGACGAGGCGGACGGCGGTCCCGGCCACGTCCTGTGCGAGACGCCCGGCTACACCTGCCTCGACGACGCCGTCCGCCCCTTTGGCGCCGCTGTGGAAACGTTCGCCCGC
Protein-coding sequences here:
- a CDS encoding Mut7-C ubiquitin/RNAse domain-containing protein — encoded protein: MSAEHPRPLHHAEFRFYEELNDFLPPARRKRDFIYAFQGRPAVKDAIEALGVPHPEVDLILVNGESVGFGHPLGDGDRVSVYPVFESLEIAGATRLRPQPLREPRFILDVHLGRLARHLRLLGFDTRYANDAADAAIAAAAARERRIVLTRDRGLLKHSAVTRGYWVRATAPRAQAAEVIRRFQLEARLRPFTRCLECNGVLRAADKAAVADRLPPRARRLHDTFAECPDCRRLYWPGSHHRRLAEFVAQLRDHVES